A window of Myxococcus fulvus genomic DNA:
GTCTCCAGCTTCTTCTCCTCGGGCGCGGTGGCGGTGGCCTCGGGCGTCGCGGCGGGCTGCTGCGTCGGCGTCTCCGGAGCGGCGACGGGCGGCGGCGTGTCGAGCTGGAAGGTGTGGACCAGCTCGATTTGACAGGCGACGGGCTCGCCGCGCACGCGCGCGGGCTCGAAGCGGAAGGAGAGGCTCGCGGTGCGCACGGCCTCGTCGAAGGCGGGGCCCGCCGAGCGGACGACCTCCGAGTCGGTGACGACGCCGGTTTCATCCAGCGTCAGCCGCAGCACCACCTCGCCCTCGCGCCGCGCCGCCTGCTCCGCCTGGGGATAGGGCACCACCACGCTGTCGATGCGGCGGGGGACCTGCACCTCGTCGTTCGTGGGCGGTGCTTCCTGAGTCGCCTCGGCACCGGCGGGCGCCTGTTCCGGTGAGGCAGACGAGGCCGGAGGCGGCGAGGCCACCGAGAGCAACAGCGCGAGAGGGGTGACCGGCAAGAACATCCGCAATCCCGGACTAGTTGGTTCTGCGACGCAATCTCAACGAGCGCCGGAGCCGGTATCAGGGATATGGGGTGGGGCGGTCAAGGCGCGCGGCCCAGGAGGCAGAAGCCCCAGGCTCGGCAGCCGCAAGCCGTCGCGATGCAGGGGGATGCGCAGGACGCCCGCCCCCCCGTGAAGGGAGCGGGCACGGCAGCAGCCTCGGGGCCTCACCCGAGGCCCGGCACATCGTTACTGCGCGATGGCGCCCAGCTCCGACTCCGCCGGGTCGATCTTCGCCTCGGTGCCCGTCCACACGAACGGGATGCCCGGCTGGCGGTAGAGCGTGGCCGGGATGTCCTTGGCCAGCTGCGCGTGCAGCTCCGGCAGCTGGGACCAGTGCAACCCGTGCTTGGTGTGGTGCGCGGTGTGGTAGCCCAGGTTGCCGGTCATCAGGTTGTAGCCCTTGTGCAGGATGTTGTACGAGGCCTGCGAGTGCTCCGTGACGTCCAGCCCCACGTGGTGGAAGTAGGTGGCCCAGACGGTGACGTAGAGCGACGCCGCCATCGGCAGCAGGAACACGAAGAGGGCGTTGTACCAGTTGTGCCAGAACAGCACGCCGAGCAGCGCCACCTGCAGCGCGCCCATGCCCAGGAACACGCGCAGCGCCTTCGGATGGGACAGGCCCACGCGGTACGCGCGCGGATACGCCATGAGCCAGTTGAGGACGGAGAACTCCATCTCACCCATGGTGGTGCCGTCGGCGCGCTTCCACCCGGCCTCGTCCTTGGTCTGGTCCAGGTAGTTGCGGTGGTGGCCCACCACGTGGTGCAGGAACCACGCGTGGGACGTCACGCCCGTCTGGAAACCGAACATGATCTCCAGCAGCCGGTTGGGCAGCGCGTGACGGAACATCGTCACGTGCTGGTGGTGATGGTTCCACGCGCTGATCCACCCCTTGGGGATGATTCCAAGGCCGAGCCAGAGGATGGGCAACCACCAGCTCGTCGCCGTGAAGAAGACCGTCAGGTCCAGGGCGAACATCAGGGTGAACAGCAGGACGGGGATGCGGTCTCGGGGATGTCGAAACAAGGTCATGCGGATTCCACTGCCGGGGGGAGGGGGGCTTCCGGGGAAGCAGGGTGAAGGGTGGACCGCTCTCGCGGGATGATTTTGCCCGTGACGCCCCGGGGACGCACCACGCCGAAGAAGAAACCCTCCTCGAAGGGCTCCGTCGAGTCGACGAGGATGCGCGCGCGGGCGCTCAAGGTGGCCAGCGCCGTGCGCAGGTACACCATGGCGAAGTCCCCGGCCACACAGGCCCGGGGGCCCCGGCCGAAGGGGAAGAAGTGCCCGCTGCCGAGCGGGTCTCTCGCCGCGCCCCCGTTGAGCCAGCGCTCCGGGTCGAACGTCTCCGGGCTCGCCCAGTGGCTCGGGTCGCGGTGCAAATGCTGGTTGGACACCATGAGCGTGGTGCCCGGCGGCAGCGTGACGCCCGCCAGCCGCGAGGGCGTCAGCGGCGAGCGGCGCATGAAGACGCGCACCGCGGGGAGGATGCGCAGGGCCTCGTACGCCACGGCCTCGCCCCACGGGGCCTCGTCCACCAGGCGCGACAGGCTCAAGGGGCCTTGGGCCAGCGCGTCTGACTCCAGCGCCAGCCGTTCCAGCGTGGCGGGGTACTTGTTGAGTTGATGGAAGGCACCCACGAGCGTCGTGCTCGAGGAGAACACACCCCCGAAGAAGAACCCGCCGAGCAGGTGGGCGTGCACCTGGTCGTCGAGTCGGGGCATCTCCCGCAGGGTCCACGACATCAGGTCCACGGCGGTGGAGGACCGCGCCTGCCGCGCCTCGTGGATCTTCCGGGCGAACACGCCGTAGAAGCGCTCCTTGGCGGCCTCGAAGCCCTTGGGGGCGGACACGAACCGCAGCGGCAGCTTCGCCTGGATGCGCGCGTCCGCGCCCGCCGCCAGCAGCATGAAGTCGTCGTAGGACGACGTCGGCAGCTTCTCGCCCACCGTGGCCACGCAGAACGCGTCGAACGTCATCCTGCGCAGCGTGGGTGTCAGGTCGACGGACGGATGCGCGAACTGAGCCTCCACCGACTCGAGCAGCGCCCGGCGCATCGGCTCCACCTGGGCCGCCTGCCACGCGGGCGTCCAGGGCTGCGCCAGCGGGTCCATGGCGTGCTTGCGCGCCCAGTCGTCACCCTGCTCGGCGATGAAGGGCGTGTCGTCGGTGGTGGAGTGGCGGATCTGCTCGCCGATGTTGCCCTTCTCGAACTCCAGCCGCCGCGTCTCCATCACCTCGTGGATGACGTCCGGGTCGTTGAGGATGAGCGCGGGGGACGGCCCCAGCCACGCCACGGTGACGGGGCCGTACTCGCGCGCGTAGCGGGCGCAGACCTCCCAGGGCTGGGCGCCCAGGAAGTCACCCAGGTTGCCCAGCAGGCCCGGCGTCGGCCCGGGCAGGCTCGCCAGGGGCGCGCGGCGGCCGCCGAAGAACAGGTTGAAGAGGCCACGTGAGAGCAGGTTGGGCACGCGCGTCTCCAGGGCTTTAGACGGTGATGCCGCAGGGAATCCGGTCGGGACTCAGCACGGTGTAGGGCACCTGGGCGCCCGCGTTGCGCGCCGCCACCACGTCGCGCTGGGCGCGCAGGCGCTGCTCGAACCGCTCGCGCAGGGCCCGCACCTGGGGCTCCTGGAAGTACTCCTCGCGCCAGCCGCCCTCGTTGAGCAGGTACTCCTCGTCGTCCCCGAAGCTGGACAGCGCCCGGCCGATGGCGACCTGCCAGAGCGTCTGGGACCTGGAGGGAATCATCTCGGGGAGGTCCTCGGCGCAGAGCGTCCCCTTCTGTCGGGGCGGCTCCCTGCGCATGCACAGGGGCGCGTTGGGTACGAAGGCGTAGTGTTCGTATTGCAGGTAGTTCACCGCCGCGTGCTGCACGCTGACCGTGAACACGACGGTGGTGAGGATGTCGACCAGGTCGTCGACACGCGACAGCTCCCGACACGGCAGCTTGTCCACCGGCAGCCCGTGCTCGGTGAGGTCCTTCCACCAGTGCTGCATCTCGGTGTCGCCCTCGAGGTCGGCGTCGGTCGGGTAGAAGTACCGGAGGACCCCACCGACGTATTCCTCCAAAGCATCCCACAAGGGCAGCGCGTCGTCGCGGTAGGGGTAGTAGGGGAGGACCGCCGGGTCCAGCACACCCCGGTGCTCGAGGTCCTCACGGGGGCGGTTGTCCGTGAGCTTCCAGCGCTGGTAGCCCTTCTTGCCCAGCTGGAGGTGGCCCTTGTCGGGGCCGCCCGTGGCGATGAAGTCGTCGAACACCCCGCCCGCGGCGAGCAGTCCCTTGCGAGCGCCCTCGTTGATGGCGAGCGTGTAACGGAAGTGCCGGCGCAGGAGCTTGTAGACCGGATGCGGGTCCGGCAGGTTGCGCATCGTCGCCATCACGAAGGGCTCCGCCACGAAGTGCGTGCGCAAGGCGTGCGCCACCATCTGGTGCGTGTTGCCCTCGCTGCAGCGCAGATAGATTTTCGCCGCGAGCCAGTCGTACGTGTCGTCGTTCGGCGTGAAGACGGGGTCCTTGCCGCCGTCGCGCCCCAGCTGGATGGCCAGGGGCCTCAACTGCCGCAGGTCATCCAGGTACAAGAGGCAGCGCGCCGCGGGGGCCCACCGGCGCTCCTCCACGCCGTCCTCGTCGACCTTCCGGTACATCGGGATGTCCTCGAGGATGTCGAAGTCGAGCAGGAAGATGCGCTTGGAATCCAGCGCCCGGGCCAGCGTGGTGCCGGGGGACAGGACGCCCTTCACGTCCTCGTCCGTCAGCGGCATGCCCTGGGGCAGTTGCGGGATGAGGGTGATGTGGAGCGGGTTGATGCCCTGGACGGCCTGGCGCGCGAACTCCAGGTCGTCCTGCCAGCGCGGCGCGAGCCGGGGCACCTCCAGGCCCTTGAAGAAGTCGAAGATGTCCACCAGCCCGTTCCAGGCCTTGGACAGCAGGGGCAGGTGCAGCTTGATGGCCGCCAGCGTCCTGGCGATGACCACCTCGTAGCTGCCCTCCGTCAGCCCCCGGTACAGCTCGTCCTTGGGCAGGGGCTGCGCCTCGCTGAGGTCCAGCGCGCCCGGAAGCCCCTCGGTCGCCTCCGCCGGGCGCCATGGGTACATGCGCCTGCGCGCCTCCAGCAGCTCCCGCCTCGCGGTGGCCTCCCGCTCGCAGCCCGCATGCCGCGCGAGCTTCGCGGTGCCTTCCAGCACGTCCACCGTGGCCCCGGCCCGCACCCAGCGGAAGAAGGGGAAGCTCCACTGCCGCTCCCCGGCCGTCACCCACGCGTGGTCCAGCAGCCAGTCCGCCGCGATGCCCCCGGTGTTGCCGAAGCGCAGCAGCAAGAGCGCTCCCACGTCGTCCGAGGCCTGCACGGAATAGACATCCTCCGCGCCCGCCTCGAAGTCGTTGTGGAAGGGCTTGTCCAACACGTGCGGGCCGCTCTCACCTCGCGTGCCCACCAGGACGACGGAGATGTTCGCATCCGTTCCCGCGCCCAGCTTCGTGCTCGTCCGAATCCTGAG
This region includes:
- a CDS encoding fatty acid desaturase family protein, whose translation is MTLFRHPRDRIPVLLFTLMFALDLTVFFTATSWWLPILWLGLGIIPKGWISAWNHHHQHVTMFRHALPNRLLEIMFGFQTGVTSHAWFLHHVVGHHRNYLDQTKDEAGWKRADGTTMGEMEFSVLNWLMAYPRAYRVGLSHPKALRVFLGMGALQVALLGVLFWHNWYNALFVFLLPMAASLYVTVWATYFHHVGLDVTEHSQASYNILHKGYNLMTGNLGYHTAHHTKHGLHWSQLPELHAQLAKDIPATLYRQPGIPFVWTGTEAKIDPAESELGAIAQ
- a CDS encoding cytochrome P450, translating into MPNLLSRGLFNLFFGGRRAPLASLPGPTPGLLGNLGDFLGAQPWEVCARYAREYGPVTVAWLGPSPALILNDPDVIHEVMETRRLEFEKGNIGEQIRHSTTDDTPFIAEQGDDWARKHAMDPLAQPWTPAWQAAQVEPMRRALLESVEAQFAHPSVDLTPTLRRMTFDAFCVATVGEKLPTSSYDDFMLLAAGADARIQAKLPLRFVSAPKGFEAAKERFYGVFARKIHEARQARSSTAVDLMSWTLREMPRLDDQVHAHLLGGFFFGGVFSSSTTLVGAFHQLNKYPATLERLALESDALAQGPLSLSRLVDEAPWGEAVAYEALRILPAVRVFMRRSPLTPSRLAGVTLPPGTTLMVSNQHLHRDPSHWASPETFDPERWLNGGAARDPLGSGHFFPFGRGPRACVAGDFAMVYLRTALATLSARARILVDSTEPFEEGFFFGVVRPRGVTGKIIPRERSTLHPASPEAPLPPAVESA
- a CDS encoding lipoxygenase family protein, coding for MTVEYKLRIRTSTKLGAGTDANISVVLVGTRGESGPHVLDKPFHNDFEAGAEDVYSVQASDDVGALLLLRFGNTGGIAADWLLDHAWVTAGERQWSFPFFRWVRAGATVDVLEGTAKLARHAGCEREATARRELLEARRRMYPWRPAEATEGLPGALDLSEAQPLPKDELYRGLTEGSYEVVIARTLAAIKLHLPLLSKAWNGLVDIFDFFKGLEVPRLAPRWQDDLEFARQAVQGINPLHITLIPQLPQGMPLTDEDVKGVLSPGTTLARALDSKRIFLLDFDILEDIPMYRKVDEDGVEERRWAPAARCLLYLDDLRQLRPLAIQLGRDGGKDPVFTPNDDTYDWLAAKIYLRCSEGNTHQMVAHALRTHFVAEPFVMATMRNLPDPHPVYKLLRRHFRYTLAINEGARKGLLAAGGVFDDFIATGGPDKGHLQLGKKGYQRWKLTDNRPREDLEHRGVLDPAVLPYYPYRDDALPLWDALEEYVGGVLRYFYPTDADLEGDTEMQHWWKDLTEHGLPVDKLPCRELSRVDDLVDILTTVVFTVSVQHAAVNYLQYEHYAFVPNAPLCMRREPPRQKGTLCAEDLPEMIPSRSQTLWQVAIGRALSSFGDDEEYLLNEGGWREEYFQEPQVRALRERFEQRLRAQRDVVAARNAGAQVPYTVLSPDRIPCGITV